Below is a window of Carettochelys insculpta isolate YL-2023 chromosome 4, ASM3395843v1, whole genome shotgun sequence DNA.
TTAAGCCAAATGGATTTGAAAACACTCACAGAAAATAAACTATCAGCCAAACAAACGCTAAGGGCTATCACTCTGGATTTATGTCAGAAATGCAGATACTTCATGAAAtactgaagtaatttttgttcTTCTTGTAATTTCAAAACAGTTATGTTAAAAAGTAAAAAATCATAACATTCTGGTACACCATAATACATATGCCTATGTATacaacacacacacgcataccTCTGTAATAGTGTCCTGTGGAATAGTGGCAAAGTTTGGCGAGGAAAATGTAAAACCACTGTCTGTTCCAGCATCATAGGGAAAAAGTTCTACCGTTTCTTGTTCTTTCCAATGATCTCCTTCACATAGATTTAGGCTGTCAACACCCACAAACCAATCTGGGCTGGGCACAATTCGTACAGCAAAAGAAACctaggaaataaaaaataaactgtcATCTGCCAATCTCCACAGGGATGGGTAGAAGGAACTTCAGGATCTGATTTCTAGTATGGCAATAGGTCAACCACATTTATAAAAAGTCTATTTTAGGATttctaaaagaaaatgttttagttcattttattttgttcataAAGTTCCTCAAAACTGGATTCTCTTAGGAATTCCTTGCATTATACTGAAAGCTATCAATGACATTTCATATATTATCCCCTTTTGCGTCTGCTGGTATAAAACTAGTAAGTGACCCTGAAAATGTAAATATACATACTAAGGAGTGTCTTGAATGTGCTTCTAATTCCGTGAAGGTTTGTCCAGTACCACTGGAAACAGCAGGAGCTGAGAAGATTCCGTGCACACTTTGAATTTTTTCTCCAGCTGCTTCTATTTCCTTCATTAATGCCCATGCTTCACCCTTTTCAGCAAACTCACGCACACCATTGCTGGCATATTCATCCTTTTTCCACATGCTATAGTCAGAACTATGGGTAACTCCTGTTTAAGGGAACATATTGCACAACATAAAAGTCTGCTTTGGATTATCGCAATTTCAGAAGTTTCCCTGTTTTATTCCAGATGTGGAACAATTCGTGTATTAACATTTAGGATTTTCTAAAACATTTAACTTACCACTTCTTAGTTTATATGCAGCCAATTGAAAACAGAAGCCAATTGAAAACAGTTGTAGATTCTGGATTTTGGATGCCGCGAGTTCTGTATGTCATTGTTTATCTGCCAAGTTACATTAGTTTGACTTACATTTTACTACAAGGAATTAACAATAAATTCAAatgaagaacaacaacaaaaatctcaaACGTAGAGAGTTTTATCTACTCTTTACACTATGTATGACACTTGCCACGTGACATTTCACTTACCTAGCAAGGACGACCACTGTGCTGGAGGCCTATAAAGGGGATACTGCTTAGGGAACGCAGCCTGACTCCATTTCCCCACAAAGACTATGCTGTACTTAGCAACTTCCTCTGCTGTGCAAACAGAATCATCACCCACAGGCAGACAGCTGGCAAAACCTAAAATTGTTATAAGCAGTGTCCAAATAACTTTACAGGAACCGTAGCCAAGCATTAGGTTTTCCATTTCCTTacacatggaaagaaaaaaaaagggtccATGTTAGCCTTATTAGTCACTGTAAATTCAAAACTTAGTAACCGCAAACCAATGAAATTTAATATAGCATAAGttttgaactaaaaaaaaaatgtatacatCCAAAGCATTTAAAAACCTTGTGCATCTAGGAAAATACAGGATTTCCAGAGTTGATGTTTCCATGCAGTGTGTTACAAAGCCATAATTCCATGTAGGACAACTGTTTCTAATGGAAAATTTACAAAATATATATCTTAAACTTGTTCATGGTGATGAGTTTGAAGAAATatgtttttgattttcttttaaatcttatTAGAAACACATCATGAATTAGTTAGCCTAGCAAATGTTTCTGTAAAACATTAATGGTATACTTATCATTTTAAAGATAAAATTATATGTTACTTCACAATAtgctgtatttactttaaaaGTTGAAGAAGAATTTTAGAACACAGATTTAAAGTCAAAGATATTACAAATTCAATATATTACTTTGGTGTCATATTTGCTATGAAATTCATTTAACATTAACATAACTGTAAACATCTTTGCATCAGAATGAAATTCAGTTGTTCAAAATCCTGCTCTTTAAATGTTTTATTCTTAAAGAAAACTGCATAAACACAGCTGAAACACTAATACTTGTATAATACATTAATTTATTAAAGGAGATTTAAGTACTCACTAAATATTTCCT
It encodes the following:
- the SPON2 gene encoding spondin-2 isoform X2, yielding MQEMENLMLGYGSCKVIWTLLITILGFASCLPVGDDSVCTAEEVAKYSIVFVGKWSQAAFPKQYPLYRPPAQWSSLLGVTHSSDYSMWKKDEYASNGVREFAEKGEAWALMKEIEAAGEKIQSVHGIFSAPAVSSGTGQTFTELEAHSRHSLVSFAVRIVPSPDWFVGVDSLNLCEGDHWKEQETVELFPYDAGTDSGFTFSSPNFATIPQDTITEITCSSPSHPANSFYYPKLKNLPPIARVTFVKLKRNQLGLSGPQHNLTATSNEIDDSVSETPLDCEISLWSSWGLCRGTCGKIGTKTRTRYVRLQPANNGTPCPNLDEETECEPENCV
- the SPON2 gene encoding spondin-2 isoform X1 encodes the protein MSVLNMLLRQNAVTLGFVNLPGIRPSPFPPRAFGKAAGKELKTAQLPAKAGALVVSGLLRKYLEMENLMLGYGSCKVIWTLLITILGFASCLPVGDDSVCTAEEVAKYSIVFVGKWSQAAFPKQYPLYRPPAQWSSLLGVTHSSDYSMWKKDEYASNGVREFAEKGEAWALMKEIEAAGEKIQSVHGIFSAPAVSSGTGQTFTELEAHSRHSLVSFAVRIVPSPDWFVGVDSLNLCEGDHWKEQETVELFPYDAGTDSGFTFSSPNFATIPQDTITEITCSSPSHPANSFYYPKLKNLPPIARVTFVKLKRNQLGLSGPQHNLTATSNEIDDSVSETPLDCEISLWSSWGLCRGTCGKIGTKTRTRYVRLQPANNGTPCPNLDEETECEPENCV
- the SPON2 gene encoding spondin-2 isoform X3, which gives rise to MENLMLGYGSCKVIWTLLITILGFASCLPVGDDSVCTAEEVAKYSIVFVGKWSQAAFPKQYPLYRPPAQWSSLLGVTHSSDYSMWKKDEYASNGVREFAEKGEAWALMKEIEAAGEKIQSVHGIFSAPAVSSGTGQTFTELEAHSRHSLVSFAVRIVPSPDWFVGVDSLNLCEGDHWKEQETVELFPYDAGTDSGFTFSSPNFATIPQDTITEITCSSPSHPANSFYYPKLKNLPPIARVTFVKLKRNQLGLSGPQHNLTATSNEIDDSVSETPLDCEISLWSSWGLCRGTCGKIGTKTRTRYVRLQPANNGTPCPNLDEETECEPENCV